A DNA window from bacterium contains the following coding sequences:
- a CDS encoding UvrD-helicase domain-containing protein, which translates to MKNGPVNWTMSQRKAIEAVDRRILVSAAAGAGKTSVLIQRYLKLLIEGNAPERILAITFTRKAASQLKIGVINRLVESNDRNLELLIPRITQAPVGTIHSFCLQLIREFAGPLSLPADFAILDEDKSRNLKEIAIGKTIAEMASSKAGQKRYAQLLRSFGTGRGDEWLHTLVLDLADFFEKLPQPRARSKYWLGLYDEVKSAESFWHTTWGKLYKDALTAEIEKIRRELEWFETEFRKSAIPAAWREAIYNDVKLLSEFLSMDTEKTGAMNDFLSGASWTPRYPAKCNIYELDRTKESWVKFRNRIKSDFRKTWLVPELIILSELKKFSSSQILPELIDLVYKYTECFSKIKLRLKMLDFSDLERYAHTLLAETAASNKHVAEVLADRFDHILIDEYQDTSPIQDAIFECLSQRAKMFFMVGDVKQSIYRFRHAEPDLFVNRLNLIRKGKDESSSLIDLPDNFRSVKPVIDVVNAVFSRIFSENFGGIDYCDGHKLISGAGNELSQCASGCVTPHVSLKLILSSGTRVDDKEVENDDFDTENAGGDFEETDLSRKELEASLVAREILSLVNSVPAIKVIEENDGQKRPVPISFRHVALILSAPVNWVDTYAEVFGRYGIPFWFSAGGSAQLMSDPLSRDLLSILRVIDNPLQDIPLSAVLLGPLVGLTPDYLLAIRSSMEHCELLFDAVVSSVTSKGYNQVLTVLSEALGESAPSEELMRFATEERLKIERFLEWLTEMRQTAQSDELSEVVLKTIRDSNLDSLARLGYGTADSSSRLEWFAGISESMPPGGLGDLIKKASAEDKIELPTSAVGDRVQITSIHQAKGLEFPIVIAAGLGHKFRFDESKRAVIFDREIGFGCRLLHPNRHATYPSPPYRIVERALRHKMLEEEARKLYVSLTRARERLIMVGSVRESAFKVSYAARRTAKNECIRERDEACNFMDWLMPIFIEAKPVYAALESIGVQIGGIAPQGLDADLSCDVFRESELKAAIGKETLPNLALKTELGMDVTPLNEAELKIPDAVLFKYPFSSTISIPRKISASSLSKYDDPEGLRMIAESFEPRDASRNSHNLRNDSLRLGSAVHILMSNLPFGCGVGINPEETLAELVSLGKIAESDASNIEMNRIHSFLETPLGRFLSGKGFARTEWRFLLRLNREDFASEPRALRALTALANPNMPQSSAISPSIVMLNDDDFVVAQGAVDLIFECDRRRILVDWKTDAVDMAEVNGRAENYFLQMWVYIKAVEAGLGPVDSAKLVFLTPGVAVEVT; encoded by the coding sequence ATGAAAAATGGCCCGGTGAACTGGACAATGAGTCAGCGCAAAGCGATCGAGGCCGTCGATCGCCGGATACTTGTAAGCGCTGCTGCTGGAGCGGGAAAAACTAGCGTTCTTATTCAGCGATATTTAAAACTGCTAATTGAAGGAAACGCACCGGAGCGGATTCTGGCAATTACTTTCACCAGAAAAGCAGCGTCTCAACTCAAGATTGGCGTAATAAACAGGCTCGTTGAATCGAACGATCGCAATTTGGAGCTTTTGATCCCTAGAATCACCCAAGCGCCTGTTGGTACGATACATTCTTTTTGTTTGCAGCTTATACGGGAATTCGCAGGACCGTTGTCTCTTCCCGCGGACTTTGCAATTCTAGATGAGGATAAGTCACGCAATTTAAAAGAAATCGCTATTGGCAAGACAATCGCCGAAATGGCCAGTAGCAAAGCTGGACAAAAGCGCTATGCGCAGTTGTTGAGGTCATTCGGCACAGGCAGGGGCGATGAATGGCTGCATACTTTGGTGCTTGATTTGGCGGATTTTTTCGAAAAACTGCCCCAGCCGAGAGCCAGAAGCAAATATTGGCTTGGCCTCTACGATGAAGTAAAGTCAGCGGAAAGTTTTTGGCACACGACTTGGGGTAAGCTTTACAAAGATGCTTTAACAGCGGAAATAGAGAAAATCAGGCGCGAACTTGAATGGTTCGAAACGGAATTCAGAAAGTCGGCGATACCGGCAGCATGGCGCGAGGCAATTTACAACGATGTAAAGCTGCTGTCTGAATTTCTGTCAATGGATACGGAAAAAACCGGCGCAATGAATGACTTTCTTTCGGGCGCAAGCTGGACTCCCCGCTATCCTGCGAAGTGTAACATTTACGAGCTGGATCGAACTAAGGAGTCTTGGGTGAAATTTAGAAACAGGATAAAGTCCGATTTTAGAAAAACGTGGCTGGTTCCGGAGCTTATCATACTTTCTGAATTGAAAAAGTTTTCGTCCTCGCAGATATTGCCCGAATTAATAGATTTGGTTTACAAGTACACGGAGTGCTTTTCGAAAATCAAACTACGCTTGAAAATGCTGGATTTTTCCGACCTGGAAAGATACGCACATACTTTATTAGCCGAAACAGCGGCAAGCAACAAGCATGTGGCCGAAGTTTTGGCCGACAGATTCGATCATATTCTTATTGACGAATATCAGGACACCAGCCCTATTCAAGATGCGATTTTCGAATGCCTGTCGCAACGCGCGAAAATGTTTTTTATGGTTGGCGATGTAAAGCAAAGCATTTATCGCTTCAGGCATGCCGAGCCGGATTTATTTGTTAACCGATTGAACCTTATCCGAAAGGGCAAAGATGAATCGTCCAGTTTAATCGACCTGCCCGATAATTTCAGAAGCGTCAAACCCGTAATAGACGTGGTAAACGCTGTTTTTTCACGGATTTTTTCCGAGAATTTCGGCGGGATTGACTATTGCGATGGACACAAGCTTATAAGTGGCGCTGGAAATGAATTGAGCCAGTGCGCATCCGGATGCGTAACTCCGCACGTATCGTTGAAGCTTATTTTGTCATCGGGAACTCGCGTAGACGACAAAGAGGTTGAAAACGATGATTTTGATACGGAAAATGCGGGCGGCGACTTTGAAGAAACCGACTTATCCCGCAAAGAGCTGGAGGCATCACTTGTCGCCAGGGAAATTTTATCGTTGGTTAATTCGGTGCCTGCAATTAAAGTAATCGAAGAAAATGATGGGCAGAAAAGGCCTGTCCCGATATCGTTCAGGCACGTAGCCCTTATTTTGTCCGCACCGGTCAATTGGGTGGATACATATGCGGAGGTGTTCGGCCGTTACGGAATTCCGTTCTGGTTTTCAGCAGGAGGTAGCGCGCAACTTATGTCCGATCCATTGTCTAGGGATCTGTTAAGCATATTGCGCGTTATTGACAATCCGTTGCAGGATATTCCGCTTTCTGCGGTTTTGCTCGGTCCTTTGGTCGGCCTAACGCCTGACTACCTTCTTGCCATCAGAAGCTCAATGGAACATTGCGAGCTGCTGTTCGATGCAGTTGTGTCTTCGGTCACCAGCAAGGGTTATAATCAAGTTCTGACAGTTCTTTCAGAGGCCTTGGGCGAAAGTGCTCCATCAGAGGAGCTTATGCGATTCGCAACTGAAGAGCGATTGAAAATTGAGCGTTTCCTGGAATGGCTTACTGAAATGCGCCAAACTGCCCAGTCGGATGAGTTGTCTGAAGTGGTGCTGAAAACTATACGCGATTCTAATCTGGACAGCCTTGCCCGGCTCGGTTACGGGACAGCGGATTCAAGCTCCAGACTGGAATGGTTCGCCGGAATTTCGGAATCCATGCCGCCGGGAGGACTCGGAGATTTGATTAAAAAAGCGTCGGCGGAAGACAAAATCGAACTTCCCACATCGGCGGTCGGAGACCGAGTTCAAATCACAAGCATTCATCAAGCGAAGGGGCTTGAGTTTCCGATAGTGATCGCAGCCGGTTTGGGACATAAATTCAGATTCGATGAATCGAAAAGAGCCGTAATTTTCGATCGTGAAATTGGTTTTGGTTGCAGGTTACTTCACCCCAACCGCCACGCTACCTATCCATCTCCTCCTTACCGCATTGTCGAACGGGCGCTGCGCCACAAAATGCTTGAGGAGGAGGCTAGAAAACTTTACGTTTCCCTAACGCGCGCAAGAGAACGGCTGATAATGGTCGGTTCGGTACGCGAATCCGCCTTCAAGGTAAGCTATGCAGCGAGGAGGACCGCCAAAAACGAATGTATAAGGGAACGGGACGAAGCCTGCAACTTTATGGATTGGCTAATGCCCATTTTTATTGAGGCAAAACCTGTTTACGCGGCCCTGGAATCAATCGGCGTTCAAATTGGTGGGATTGCGCCGCAAGGCTTGGATGCGGATTTGAGCTGCGATGTGTTCCGGGAATCCGAGCTGAAGGCTGCAATCGGAAAAGAGACACTTCCCAACCTTGCTCTTAAAACCGAACTTGGCATGGATGTAACTCCGTTGAATGAAGCGGAACTGAAGATTCCCGATGCCGTGCTCTTTAAGTATCCATTTTCTTCAACGATAAGCATTCCGCGAAAGATAAGCGCATCGTCCCTATCCAAATACGACGATCCGGAAGGTTTGCGAATGATCGCCGAATCGTTCGAACCGAGGGATGCCTCGCGAAATTCACACAATCTGCGCAATGACTCGCTTCGACTCGGCTCGGCGGTTCACATTCTCATGTCCAATTTGCCATTCGGTTGTGGTGTCGGTATAAATCCGGAAGAAACTCTTGCGGAGCTCGTTTCTCTGGGCAAAATCGCCGAATCAGATGCAAGCAATATAGAAATGAATCGGATTCATTCTTTTCTGGAAACGCCGCTTGGGCGTTTTTTAAGCGGGAAAGGATTTGCAAGAACAGAATGGAGATTTTTGTTAAGGTTAAATAGAGAGGACTTCGCATCAGAACCAAGAGCATTAAGAGCCCTAACGGCACTGGCAAATCCAAACATGCCGCAATCATCCGCAATCAGCCCCTCAATTGTAATGCTTAATGACGATGATTTCGTGGTGGCTCAAGGCGCGGTGGACTTGATTTTTGAATGCGACCGACGCAGAATTTTGGTTGACTGGAAAACGGACGCGGTTGACATGGCAGAAGTAAATGGAAGAGCCGAGAATTACTTCCTCCAAATGTGGGTCTACATCAAGGCGGTTGAAGCAGGATTGGGGCCGGTGGATTCGGCCAAGTTGGTTTTTCTTACTCCCGGTGTGGCAGTCGAAGTAACCTGA
- a CDS encoding PD-(D/E)XK nuclease family protein — protein sequence MLAEAADASQRPWLHSKINYISYLAAKLNSELESRNLVDDTAGLEILAGDIPKLLSKRTLRLWIDGFSRFTAGELSVIRALVQGSRQTTIALLMNPSDLSPSGKNKDNPRDRIDTSPLGYPLATYFALDSMASAFKIEREYLNLERKTWRFAEAPELNALEIGIRQGRKSPNNLPRQKLPGSQIRDFRLVAVPTSSAEIRFVAREIRRLVCSGVRYKDISVVSRSLEPYRRLISDCFPKYDIPFFLDCPRPLAVRPALRLFSDLLDFAVEPDRRSMLSLLRNPHSGVPLESTDRLENLLLRFAVPNEGICEHSVKLVGEFEPAHETHLAAFLISLGEYGSRITRPLTAPEFEYEMQGIVKMLFPGIEERVRGDIIELEAYNLAVRTLHEIGVLCGDEKMSVRMFSELFEAAVSDAKAKIPPPALDEVIVSEIERGRQESPKHVFLLGLIDERFPLKGGDGGLITQEEKLYLRQQGFPLEGDGVSRFIMERYLFYVACTRASNSLTVTIPIRESSEAVPSPLLSMLPDWAAGRIEENDVPETPRNLSEAVTPIEFASYLQSKGMQRELLVPSNGEVRLAETLNLQAPPAAAKLHKWGTALRVKYCNRISPTRLEKYSACPFAYFAEADLRLFNRPEGRPDSLSLGAIYHAILEKTLTESLTRKLCWRGGDQSALLALMDEAATYVLNDASCDWSRIPAFKLLQDQIKRDVKKTFLIILQTLNAGLFDPLLAEQWLGNQEGALPQVKIEVDDVRFLVSGRIDRIDLEANSGCLAVVDYKSGLKKISWDKLFHGLDIQLLFYGYALEMLAGNIVQAIGVADNPPRPKVGALLWFHISPDIYSRPTFEDAGEDKGIMRKSRGLISEHAARLLDKSATGWSKYYSIYFNKNGGFGYQNKIDVIGAGDWKTLFDWFTAYLRRILSEIAEGRIAVAPVKVGNYCLCDYCNYASVCRMNPSHDIVRLAGKAGDKESVISLMKRELEGVQ from the coding sequence ATGCTTGCCGAGGCGGCAGATGCATCCCAAAGACCTTGGTTGCACTCCAAAATAAATTACATCAGTTATCTCGCGGCAAAATTGAATTCGGAACTGGAATCCCGCAACCTTGTTGATGACACCGCGGGATTGGAGATTTTGGCTGGTGATATTCCCAAACTTCTGTCGAAACGGACACTTCGCCTATGGATTGACGGCTTCAGTAGGTTTACGGCGGGCGAACTAAGCGTTATTCGTGCGCTTGTTCAAGGCTCCAGGCAAACGACAATTGCTCTTCTTATGAATCCGTCCGATCTATCGCCGAGCGGGAAGAATAAAGATAATCCCAGGGATCGAATTGATACATCGCCACTGGGATATCCATTGGCCACGTACTTTGCTCTGGATTCGATGGCATCGGCGTTTAAGATCGAGCGAGAATACCTTAATCTTGAGCGGAAGACATGGAGATTCGCCGAAGCACCCGAACTTAACGCGCTTGAAATCGGCATTAGACAAGGAAGGAAGTCCCCAAATAACCTGCCCAGACAGAAGCTGCCAGGCTCGCAAATCAGGGATTTCCGGCTTGTAGCCGTCCCGACATCATCTGCCGAAATCAGGTTTGTCGCCAGGGAAATTAGGCGGCTTGTTTGCTCGGGTGTAAGGTACAAAGATATTTCCGTCGTGTCCAGGTCTCTTGAGCCGTATCGAAGATTGATTTCGGATTGCTTTCCCAAATACGACATACCCTTTTTTCTGGACTGCCCGCGGCCGCTGGCCGTCAGACCTGCTCTTAGGTTGTTTTCAGATCTTCTCGATTTTGCGGTTGAACCCGACAGGCGCAGCATGTTGTCGCTTCTGCGAAATCCGCATTCCGGTGTGCCGCTCGAATCCACAGACAGACTTGAAAATCTTTTGCTTCGTTTTGCTGTGCCAAACGAAGGAATATGCGAGCATTCAGTTAAGCTTGTTGGCGAATTTGAGCCGGCGCATGAAACTCATTTGGCTGCCTTTCTGATTTCACTAGGCGAATATGGTTCTAGAATCACTCGTCCCCTAACTGCGCCTGAATTTGAATATGAGATGCAGGGAATAGTAAAAATGCTGTTCCCCGGAATCGAAGAGCGCGTGCGCGGAGATATTATTGAGCTTGAAGCTTATAACTTGGCCGTAAGGACGCTGCATGAAATAGGCGTTTTGTGCGGTGACGAAAAAATGTCAGTTAGAATGTTCAGTGAACTATTTGAAGCTGCCGTATCGGATGCAAAAGCAAAAATTCCGCCGCCCGCACTGGATGAAGTAATTGTCTCTGAAATCGAGCGCGGCCGCCAGGAATCTCCAAAACATGTTTTCCTTCTTGGACTTATTGACGAACGATTTCCACTCAAAGGCGGGGATGGCGGATTAATCACGCAAGAGGAAAAATTATATTTGCGGCAACAGGGATTTCCGCTGGAAGGAGACGGCGTCAGCAGGTTTATTATGGAAAGATATTTGTTTTACGTTGCATGCACTCGCGCTTCAAATAGCTTGACCGTGACTATTCCAATAAGGGAATCCTCTGAAGCTGTTCCTTCTCCGTTGCTTTCGATGCTTCCCGATTGGGCTGCCGGAAGAATCGAGGAAAACGACGTGCCCGAAACGCCCCGCAATTTAAGCGAAGCCGTAACACCTATTGAGTTCGCATCTTATCTTCAATCCAAAGGCATGCAGAGGGAATTACTGGTTCCTTCAAATGGCGAAGTGAGATTGGCCGAAACATTGAATTTGCAGGCTCCTCCTGCCGCGGCAAAACTTCATAAATGGGGAACCGCTCTCCGAGTCAAATACTGCAATCGGATATCGCCAACCAGATTGGAAAAGTATTCAGCTTGCCCGTTTGCTTACTTCGCCGAGGCCGACCTAAGGTTGTTTAACAGGCCCGAGGGGCGGCCGGACTCGCTATCCCTAGGCGCAATATATCACGCAATTCTGGAGAAAACCCTTACAGAATCACTTACTCGCAAGCTTTGTTGGAGGGGTGGCGACCAATCTGCATTGCTTGCACTGATGGATGAAGCCGCAACTTATGTCCTTAATGATGCATCTTGCGACTGGAGCAGGATTCCGGCATTCAAGCTTCTTCAAGATCAAATCAAACGTGATGTCAAAAAAACTTTCCTTATAATTCTTCAAACGCTGAATGCGGGCCTTTTCGACCCACTGCTTGCAGAACAATGGCTTGGTAATCAAGAAGGGGCGCTTCCACAAGTAAAAATTGAAGTGGACGATGTTCGGTTTTTGGTTTCTGGAAGGATTGATAGAATTGACTTGGAGGCCAACAGCGGATGCCTTGCAGTCGTGGATTATAAAAGCGGCCTAAAAAAAATTTCGTGGGATAAGTTGTTTCACGGCCTGGATATACAGCTTTTATTTTATGGGTATGCACTTGAAATGTTGGCCGGGAACATTGTTCAAGCAATTGGCGTAGCCGATAACCCGCCGCGGCCAAAAGTAGGCGCGTTGCTGTGGTTTCACATTTCGCCCGATATTTATTCGCGGCCAACGTTCGAAGATGCTGGAGAAGATAAGGGAATAATGCGTAAATCGCGCGGCCTAATAAGCGAACATGCGGCAAGGTTATTGGATAAGTCTGCAACAGGCTGGTCAAAATACTATTCAATATACTTTAATAAAAATGGAGGATTCGGATATCAAAATAAAATAGACGTGATAGGGGCGGGCGACTGGAAAACTTTATTCGACTGGTTCACCGCATATTTGCGCAGAATCCTGTCCGAGATAGCGGAAGGTCGAATCGCGGTCGCGCCCGTAAAAGTGGGCAATTACTGTCTTTGCGATTATTGCAACTATGCTTCCGTGTGCAGGATGAATCCTTCACACGACATTGTGAGATTAGCTGGGAAAGCGGGCGATAAAGAATCAGTTATCTCCCTTATGAAGCGGGAATTGGAGGGAGTCCAATGA
- a CDS encoding metallophosphoesterase, with protein sequence MRRFSILLAALWCSLGVPLAAAPLSLAENIRAIWSDKSGVDGGFTFIVVGDNRSGDAVYREILEQALSYKPLFILNTGDLVNHGDSSEFDAYAKLIETLSVPIVHVPGNHDRERGLANWKRRVGEPNWYFEYGSCRFIGLDNSTGEFSREALAFAHKYINNEKTCFVAFHKPPAVGRWKVHSMDGGKDQDQVMSLIRAAACPMVFLGHIHLYDSMEIDGTDFIISAGGGAGLYSKYKFGKPEHGFVVVRVSKEGITHEWIRVK encoded by the coding sequence TTGAGAAGATTTTCAATCCTGCTCGCAGCTTTGTGGTGCTCTCTCGGAGTTCCGCTGGCCGCCGCGCCGCTATCGCTTGCAGAGAACATCCGCGCAATCTGGTCGGACAAAAGCGGGGTCGATGGCGGATTCACGTTCATTGTCGTCGGCGACAACCGCAGCGGCGATGCGGTGTACCGCGAGATTCTTGAACAGGCGTTGTCATATAAGCCGCTGTTCATTCTTAACACGGGCGATTTGGTCAATCACGGCGATAGCTCCGAATTCGATGCTTATGCCAAGTTAATTGAGACGTTGAGCGTGCCCATCGTACATGTCCCCGGCAATCACGACAGAGAGCGCGGATTGGCGAACTGGAAACGGCGAGTTGGAGAGCCAAACTGGTATTTCGAGTACGGAAGCTGCCGATTCATCGGGTTGGATAACTCGACGGGAGAGTTTTCGCGGGAGGCCCTCGCGTTTGCTCATAAATACATCAATAATGAAAAAACATGTTTCGTTGCTTTTCACAAACCGCCTGCCGTGGGACGATGGAAAGTTCATTCCATGGACGGCGGGAAGGACCAAGACCAAGTGATGTCCTTGATAAGGGCAGCCGCATGCCCGATGGTGTTCCTCGGACATATACACCTCTATGATTCTATGGAAATCGACGGAACCGATTTCATCATCAGCGCCGGCGGCGGCGCGGGCCTGTATTCGAAGTACAAATTCGGAAAGCCAGAACACGGATTCGTGGTGGTAAGGGTTTCAAAAGAAGGTATCACTCACGAGTGGATTCGCGTTAAATAG
- a CDS encoding NAD-dependent malic enzyme — protein MGVTPSASYSVTLRVEHVRVPGTLAKILEKISEVDGSIGAIDIVQVQKDKSIRDFTVDCTSFEHAKQVIDAVKSMEGVNVRSWSDRTFLIHLGGKIEIANRVPVKTRDDLSMAYTPGVGRVCMAIHHDKEKAWALTIKKNMIAVVSDGTAVLGLGDIGPEAAMPVMEGKAMLFKEFGGVDAFPICLDTKDPDKIVEICKMIAPTFGGINLEDISAPRCFYIEDRLKKETDIPIFHDDQHGTAVVVAAALINALKITGKKIEDLHVVVAGVGAAGVACTKMLMSMGVSHFIGCDRKGIICKERSDLGDNFAKQWYAENTNQENRKGTIHDAMKGADLFLGLSGPGIITLEDVKKMNKDPIVFAMSNPVPEIMPEEAWGHVAIMATGRSDYPNQINNVLCFPGIMRGALDARARDINEEMKQAAARAIASSVTPDELGQDYIIPTVFNRNVPKLVAREVAMAAMRTGVARREIKRDIMEIEEAEKEEIMGRLEV, from the coding sequence ATGGGAGTAACACCCAGTGCCAGTTACAGTGTGACGTTGCGCGTCGAGCATGTCCGCGTCCCGGGCACGCTCGCAAAGATCCTGGAGAAGATCAGCGAAGTGGATGGCTCCATAGGCGCCATTGATATCGTCCAGGTGCAAAAGGACAAGTCCATCCGCGATTTCACCGTAGATTGCACGAGCTTTGAACACGCGAAACAGGTAATCGACGCGGTCAAATCGATGGAGGGTGTGAACGTCCGCTCTTGGAGTGATAGGACGTTTCTAATCCATCTGGGAGGCAAAATCGAAATTGCCAACCGCGTGCCGGTTAAAACGCGGGATGACCTTTCAATGGCCTATACGCCGGGGGTCGGGCGCGTGTGCATGGCAATCCACCATGACAAGGAAAAGGCGTGGGCGCTGACCATAAAGAAAAACATGATTGCCGTTGTTTCTGATGGAACCGCGGTGTTGGGACTTGGGGACATCGGCCCAGAAGCCGCGATGCCTGTGATGGAAGGAAAGGCAATGCTGTTCAAGGAGTTTGGCGGGGTAGACGCCTTTCCGATCTGCCTGGATACTAAAGACCCTGACAAGATAGTTGAAATCTGCAAGATGATTGCTCCGACGTTCGGAGGGATAAACCTTGAAGATATCAGCGCGCCGCGCTGTTTTTACATCGAGGATAGACTGAAGAAAGAAACAGACATACCGATTTTCCACGATGATCAGCACGGTACCGCCGTTGTTGTGGCCGCCGCACTTATTAACGCCCTAAAAATCACCGGGAAGAAAATCGAAGACCTGCACGTGGTGGTGGCCGGAGTGGGAGCAGCCGGCGTGGCTTGCACAAAGATGCTCATGTCCATGGGTGTAAGCCATTTCATCGGCTGCGACAGAAAGGGCATAATTTGCAAAGAACGGTCGGACTTGGGCGATAATTTCGCCAAGCAGTGGTATGCCGAAAACACCAACCAGGAGAATCGCAAAGGCACTATTCACGACGCCATGAAAGGCGCAGACCTGTTTCTTGGACTTTCCGGACCCGGAATAATCACGCTTGAAGACGTGAAGAAAATGAACAAGGATCCAATAGTTTTCGCAATGTCAAATCCGGTTCCCGAGATAATGCCGGAGGAGGCCTGGGGGCACGTAGCAATAATGGCAACCGGACGAAGCGATTATCCCAACCAGATAAACAACGTACTGTGCTTCCCCGGCATAATGCGCGGAGCACTTGACGCACGTGCGAGGGACATCAATGAAGAGATGAAGCAGGCGGCAGCACGAGCGATAGCCTCCAGCGTTACTCCGGACGAGTTGGGGCAGGATTACATTATCCCTACGGTGTTCAACCGGAATGTACCAAAGTTGGTGGCGCGGGAAGTGGCGATGGCGGCAATGCGTACCGGTGTCGCGAGGCGCGAGATCAAGCGAGACATAATGGAAATTGAAGAAGCAGAAAAGGAAGAAATTATGGGGCGACTGGAGGTTTAG